A genomic stretch from Pirellulales bacterium includes:
- a CDS encoding autotransporter-associated beta strand repeat-containing protein codes for MRSHQRLRIVLSMSAILLTVHASLATAATWTTNGGGNYADSGNWSGGVPNAAGAIADFSTLNFNGDNSVTLDGLSPTLGSLLFGDTDNAGSPTSWELRTNDDPLPTITLDNNASSPVITVNPLGPTGGGFDDAYIGVQLAGTNGFTKNGAGTLTIGAPAAGLTGPILLNAGTLRIRDAGTYAGGTAPITMANGTTLESGINGFFFTGVSLASGANATIKLLGNSGTVQHVSSPGAGETLNLEFAGTGVYTAQGNGWSTGTLANVNVTGLSEAGPSQFRLRINRPAPENFNANAFEAANVNLVNARVFAVTNSQGNNVPMASLTGDATSVLAGGNSGTAVRYIIGSNNQSTTFAGTIDGLGGLSIDKVGTGTLTLSGGVNETNSPVLSQPTTNFAREAGVIRVSSGTLATSGTFDHFKGGQTTYKTTVNVLPGAVLDVSGSTNTFYSEPLQQFTGAGTIRGAFNHQAGFINPADVSIAGTSNTNNVGGGAITGLTNNLQPTAGTITFDGNLSFNGGTIVYDMNATPGGDDLIAVTGTTNLGSGGTIQPNFLAGAPAPGLTYTVLNSAGGFSGSTTGWNVAWFGRGTAPTVVTNGNLLQFTTTAVGAVGDVIWTGANSANWDIQTTQNWTLGGSPNTYFEGDNVTFNDTGANTAVNVAAAVAPSSVLVNASTNSYSFSGSPIVGTGGLIKRGSSTLTLNSTNGFSGAAVIEAGAVVSNAAGAVGTGVLELQTNTTLTRTNSLANTAVNINGTGVVINDNGSTTDFGFPALTGSGSVTYTHDQPTATKTVSMNASNTFSGTITFAAQDPGSFIAIRAGGANNDFPNAVVNMTRTSFANRNGGSGLAVFSFGELHGDADSSFAGFGGGSTAVPNAQFEIGGLNTNSDFAGTISDGTGGGGAVAVSSVRKIGTGTLVLSGANTYTGDTIVDGGTLSISQPYLNGGADVYIATGAVLDLNFGGTNFIDSLFLAGVSQAIGTYGAIGSGATFQSSFFTGTGLLQVQTVFTQPGDFDNDSDVDGADFLAWQRGFPGTFDATDLADWQANYGVGVPAVAAAGGAVAGVPEPGAMLLAAVGGLACLIVRKRSA; via the coding sequence ATGCGATCACACCAACGTCTCCGAATCGTCCTGTCGATGTCGGCAATCTTGCTGACGGTCCACGCCAGTCTCGCAACCGCCGCCACGTGGACGACCAACGGCGGCGGCAACTACGCCGACTCCGGCAACTGGAGCGGGGGAGTTCCGAACGCCGCCGGCGCCATTGCCGATTTCAGCACGCTCAACTTCAACGGGGACAATTCCGTCACGCTCGACGGGTTGAGCCCGACCCTCGGCTCGCTGCTGTTCGGAGATACGGACAACGCCGGAAGCCCGACCAGTTGGGAACTTCGCACAAACGACGATCCGTTGCCGACGATCACGCTCGACAACAACGCCAGCAGCCCGGTGATCACCGTCAACCCGCTCGGCCCGACCGGCGGCGGCTTCGACGATGCTTACATCGGCGTCCAACTGGCGGGGACGAACGGGTTCACGAAGAACGGCGCCGGGACATTGACCATCGGCGCCCCGGCCGCGGGCCTCACGGGCCCGATCCTGTTGAACGCCGGTACTTTGCGGATTCGGGACGCCGGAACCTACGCCGGCGGCACGGCGCCGATCACGATGGCCAACGGCACGACACTGGAATCCGGGATCAACGGGTTCTTCTTCACCGGCGTCTCGCTCGCCAGCGGCGCCAACGCAACGATCAAACTGCTCGGCAACAGCGGTACCGTACAGCATGTCTCGAGCCCAGGGGCCGGCGAGACGCTCAATCTGGAATTCGCCGGCACTGGCGTCTATACGGCCCAGGGCAACGGTTGGTCGACCGGCACGTTGGCCAACGTCAACGTGACGGGGCTCAGCGAAGCGGGCCCCAGCCAATTCCGGCTGCGGATCAATCGTCCCGCTCCGGAGAACTTCAATGCCAACGCATTTGAGGCCGCAAACGTCAACCTCGTCAATGCGCGGGTGTTCGCAGTCACCAATAGCCAGGGGAACAACGTTCCGATGGCCTCGCTGACCGGGGACGCGACGTCGGTTCTCGCCGGCGGAAACAGCGGCACGGCCGTCCGCTACATCATCGGCAGCAACAATCAAAGCACGACCTTCGCCGGCACCATCGACGGGCTCGGCGGGCTGTCAATTGACAAGGTGGGCACGGGTACGCTCACCCTGTCGGGCGGCGTCAACGAAACGAATTCTCCCGTCCTGTCGCAACCCACGACGAACTTCGCCCGCGAAGCGGGGGTGATTCGCGTTTCGTCCGGCACACTGGCCACCAGCGGAACGTTCGACCACTTCAAGGGGGGGCAGACGACGTATAAGACCACCGTCAACGTCCTGCCGGGAGCCGTGCTCGACGTCTCCGGCTCGACCAATACGTTCTACTCCGAGCCCTTGCAGCAATTCACCGGGGCGGGAACGATCCGCGGCGCGTTCAACCATCAGGCCGGGTTCATCAATCCGGCGGACGTCAGCATTGCGGGGACCAGCAACACCAACAACGTCGGCGGCGGGGCGATTACGGGCCTCACCAACAATCTGCAGCCGACCGCAGGCACGATCACCTTCGACGGCAATCTCAGCTTCAACGGCGGGACGATCGTCTATGACATGAACGCCACTCCCGGCGGCGACGACCTGATCGCCGTGACCGGGACGACCAACCTGGGGAGCGGCGGCACGATTCAGCCGAACTTCCTCGCCGGCGCTCCCGCCCCGGGACTGACCTACACGGTGCTCAACTCGGCCGGCGGCTTCAGCGGCAGCACGACCGGCTGGAACGTCGCTTGGTTCGGTCGCGGCACGGCCCCGACCGTGGTCACGAACGGCAACCTGCTGCAATTCACCACGACTGCCGTCGGGGCCGTCGGCGACGTGATCTGGACTGGCGCCAACAGCGCCAACTGGGACATTCAAACGACCCAAAACTGGACTCTCGGCGGTTCCCCCAACACCTACTTCGAGGGGGACAACGTCACGTTCAACGACACGGGCGCCAACACCGCCGTGAACGTCGCGGCTGCCGTGGCCCCCAGTTCGGTGCTCGTCAACGCCTCGACGAACAGCTACTCGTTCTCCGGTAGCCCGATCGTCGGAACCGGCGGACTCATCAAGCGAGGTTCGAGCACGTTGACGCTCAACTCGACCAACGGGTTCAGCGGCGCCGCGGTCATCGAGGCCGGAGCGGTCGTCTCCAACGCCGCGGGAGCCGTGGGAACGGGCGTTCTGGAACTGCAAACCAATACGACCCTGACTCGCACCAATTCGCTGGCGAACACCGCCGTCAACATCAACGGCACGGGAGTCGTGATCAACGACAACGGTTCGACGACCGACTTCGGCTTCCCGGCTCTGACCGGCTCGGGGAGCGTCACCTACACCCATGATCAACCGACTGCCACCAAGACCGTCTCGATGAACGCCTCGAACACGTTCTCCGGAACGATCACGTTCGCGGCGCAAGATCCGGGCAGCTTCATCGCCATCCGGGCCGGCGGCGCCAACAACGACTTTCCCAACGCCGTCGTCAACATGACCCGGACCTCGTTCGCCAATCGCAACGGCGGGTCGGGCTTGGCCGTGTTCAGCTTCGGCGAACTGCACGGCGACGCCGACAGCAGCTTCGCGGGCTTCGGCGGCGGTTCGACCGCAGTCCCCAACGCCCAGTTTGAGATCGGCGGGTTGAACACCAACTCCGACTTCGCCGGCACGATCTCCGACGGCACGGGCGGCGGCGGGGCGGTGGCCGTTTCCAGCGTCCGTAAGATCGGCACGGGAACGCTGGTCCTGTCCGGCGCCAACACCTACACCGGCGACACGATCGTCGACGGCGGCACGCTTAGCATCTCGCAGCCGTATCTCAACGGCGGCGCCGACGTGTACATCGCCACGGGCGCCGTACTGGATCTCAACTTTGGCGGGACCAACTTCATCGACTCGCTGTTCCTCGCCGGCGTGTCGCAGGCGATCGGCACCTACGGCGCCATCGGTTCCGGGGCGACGTTCCAAAGTTCGTTCTTCACGGGCACAGGCCTCCTGCAAGTGCAGACCGTGTTCACCCAACCGGGCGACTTTGACAACGACAGCGACGTGGACGGGGCGGACTTCCTGGCTTGGCAGCGCGGATTCCCCGGCACGTTCGACGCGACCGATCTGGCCGATTGGCAAGCCAATTACGGCGTCGGCGTCCCCGCCGTCGCGGCGGCGGGAGGGGCCGTAGCCGGCGTCCCCGAACCGGGCGCCATGCTGTTGGCCGCCGTCGGCGGGTTGGCTTGCCTGATCGTTCGCAAGCGATCGGCGTGA
- a CDS encoding DUF1559 domain-containing protein: protein MMRRPPRVPFVASDVPAVRGRSPRTPSPANSHRAFTLVELLVVIAIIGVLVALLLPAIQAAREAARRTDCINRMRQIGIAAMNYHDANRKMVPHSTVPTHLSSQARLLPYMENKAVHNLVNQTTHWRDVSNREALLTPVEFFRCPSQASMEWTDMGHLSWWTAGPKEDNLRCHYVGNLGARPGPADPGINNSNGCPAAGGGRGGGTFTYPQSTYYQQSCDLDGNPSGSSGGVATNGVIFPNSNIDFRNVTDGTAQTIMYGECSWVVGLQYPWIVGAVSWGGTSDSAYGWVHNAKNIYHPINSKAFTADPTSSAWTPVANVTNVSLGSMHPGGTHVLMCDASAHFLSESIDLEGVYRPLASRDSGEVVSGAF, encoded by the coding sequence ATGATGCGTCGCCCTCCCCGAGTGCCGTTCGTCGCTTCCGATGTCCCCGCCGTCCGGGGACGCAGTCCGCGGACGCCGTCGCCGGCCAATTCTCATCGAGCCTTCACGCTCGTCGAACTCTTGGTCGTGATCGCCATCATCGGCGTCTTGGTGGCGCTGCTGTTGCCGGCAATCCAGGCCGCTCGCGAAGCCGCTCGGCGAACCGACTGCATCAACCGCATGCGGCAGATCGGCATCGCCGCGATGAATTATCACGACGCCAACCGCAAGATGGTTCCTCACTCGACTGTGCCGACCCATCTGAGCAGTCAGGCCCGGTTGCTCCCCTACATGGAGAACAAGGCGGTCCATAACCTCGTCAACCAGACCACGCACTGGCGCGACGTGAGCAATCGCGAAGCATTGCTCACTCCGGTCGAGTTCTTCCGCTGCCCCAGTCAGGCTTCCATGGAATGGACCGACATGGGCCACCTGAGTTGGTGGACCGCCGGCCCCAAGGAGGACAACCTGCGGTGCCATTACGTAGGCAATCTCGGCGCTCGCCCCGGGCCCGCTGACCCCGGCATCAACAACTCCAACGGCTGCCCAGCAGCCGGCGGGGGACGCGGCGGCGGAACCTTCACCTACCCGCAGAGCACCTATTACCAACAATCCTGCGATCTCGACGGCAACCCCAGCGGCAGCTCCGGCGGCGTCGCCACTAACGGCGTCATCTTCCCCAACAGCAACATCGACTTCCGCAACGTCACCGACGGCACGGCCCAGACGATTATGTACGGCGAGTGCTCGTGGGTCGTCGGCCTGCAGTATCCGTGGATCGTCGGCGCCGTCTCGTGGGGAGGCACGTCCGACAGCGCCTACGGCTGGGTCCACAATGCCAAGAACATCTACCACCCGATCAACTCGAAGGCGTTCACCGCCGACCCGACCAGTTCGGCTTGGACGCCGGTGGCCAACGTCACCAACGTCAGCCTCGGCAGCATGCACCCGGGGGGTACGCACGTGCTGATGTGCGACGCGTCGGCCCATTTTCTGAGCGAAAGCATCGACCTGGAGGGAGTCTACCGACCGCTGGCCAGTCGCGACTCCGGGGAAGTCGTCAGCGGGGCGTTCTGA